In Bacteroidota bacterium, the DNA window TTGTGGCTGTTTTGGCGATGCAATCACTATAACGAATTGGCAAACCTTTTATAAAAATGTGGTACTGATGGTTTTTGTCCTCTTTATTTTTATTTCTAAAGAGAAGTTCAAATCGATCTTTAAACCCAAAGTTGAAATTGTTTTAATTCTGATCGGAATTATCGGATTTAGTTGGTTCTCAATTTATCAATACCGGCATTTACCAATGATTGATTTCCTTGAATGGAAAGTTGGAACGGATTTAACTCCTGATAATGAACAAGGAGATGAAATATTCTTAATCTATAAAAATACCAAGACCGGTGAAACGCGGGAGTATCTTTCGCCAAATTATCCATGGAACGATTCTGTTTGGATAAGTGAATGGGAATTTGTGGATCAGCGTGTGGTGGAGCATAGTGGAATTCAATTGCATAATTTACGTTTTGAAGATCTGTCGGGAAGCGATTTAACTGACCAAATTATTCATAAGACGGATTATCAATTATTCATTGTTACCTGGAATGTTAATAAATTTCCGACCAAAGCAATATCCCAAATCAAATCTTTAGTTGAAAATGTGACTTTAAGGGGGTCTTCCATTCAAGGACTCACCAGCAGTTTAAGTGAGGATATTGAGCAATTTCAGGCAAAAACAGGCATTGATTTAGTTTTTTATAATTCGGATGGCATTGTTTTAAAAACGATGATACGCTCAAATCCGGGCATTGTACTAATAAAAGATGGCGAGATTCTGGCAAAGTGGCATTATAATGATTGCCCTGACATTGCCGAACTTGAAAGAAAATTTCCCGGATTTTAAAACAGAAATCCTATCTTTAACGTATGGCCCAATACATTCTTAAGCGGATTTTTTATGGCTTTCTGGTTCTGTTCGGAGTCATCACCGTAATTTTTCTGTTGTTTAATGTGTTGCCCGGCGATCCGGCCAGGATGATGTTGGGGCAACGTGCTGATATTGCATCAGTTGAAGCGATTAATCATGACCTTGGATTAGATCAATCTTTGCCTAAACAGTATTTCGGATTCTTAAATGATCTTTCGCCTATTTCAATCCATAATTATAAGAATAAGCCCAGTTTTTGGTTCCTTGATCCTGAAAAGTATTCTTATGTAGTTTTATTCAAACTGGCAGATCAAAAAATTGTCCTGAAAAAACCATATTTGCGTCGATCGTATCAAAGCAAACGCAAAGTTTCGGATATCCTGAGCGAAGCTTTTCCCAATACCATGATTCTGGCGACCGTGTCAATCTTATTTGCGGTAATTGTTGGTGTTTTTGTTGGAGTAATTGTGGCAATAAAGAAAAATATATTTATTGAAAGATTAGCGATGGTTTTTTCGGTGCTGGGAATGTCCTTGC includes these proteins:
- a CDS encoding ABC transporter permease; its protein translation is MAQYILKRIFYGFLVLFGVITVIFLLFNVLPGDPARMMLGQRADIASVEAINHDLGLDQSLPKQYFGFLNDLSPISIHNYKNKPSFWFLDPEKYSYVVLFKLADQKIVLKKPYLRRSYQSKRKVSDILSEAFPNTMILATVSILFAVIVGVFVGVIVAIKKNIFIERLAMVFSVLGMSLPSFFVAIIFAWIFAYLLGDLTGLNMFGSLKTVDDFGNGEYFDLKNLILPAITLGIRPLAIVVELTKSSLQDVLSQDYIRTAKAKGLSASRIIRKHALKNAMNPVVTAVSGWFASLMAGAVFVEYVFDWKGVGVVIVKALEKYDFPVIMGSVLIISILLVIINIFVDIIYALLDPRIKYS
- a CDS encoding DoxX family protein codes for the protein MKKLLRTISRILVGLVFVFSGFVKGVDPLGTAYKIEDYFNAYGMDWAMPLALFLSITLCMVEFVLGYTLVLNLKLKQLSWLLLAMMSFFTLLTLYDALYSPVPDCGCFGDAITITNWQTFYKNVVLMVFVLFIFISKEKFKSIFKPKVEIVLILIGIIGFSWFSIYQYRHLPMIDFLEWKVGTDLTPDNEQGDEIFLIYKNTKTGETREYLSPNYPWNDSVWISEWEFVDQRVVEHSGIQLHNLRFEDLSGSDLTDQIIHKTDYQLFIVTWNVNKFPTKAISQIKSLVENVTLRGSSIQGLTSSLSEDIEQFQAKTGIDLVFYNSDGIVLKTMIRSNPGIVLIKDGEILAKWHYNDCPDIAELERKFPGF